A window of the Pyrinomonadaceae bacterium genome harbors these coding sequences:
- a CDS encoding zinc-binding dehydrogenase, which translates to MPVVAVIPEPNAPVELREVSAPELEPNSALFDVELSEVCGTDVYLQKGLLQGVPYPLVPGHVSVGRLSKIRGALFDVEGRPFREGDRVTFLDVHRTCNSCWYCLVAKATTRCPQRKVYGITYGLDDGLCGGWADQIYLKPGTRCIRLDGEPETFMAGGCALPTALHAVERGEIAIGDTVLVLGSGAVGINAIVLALMRGALRVLCIGAPANRLGVATQVGASDVLSFEERSEAERVDWVLEKTKGRGADVTIEATGAPGAVVQAMRYTRDAGHVVIVGQYTDHGETSFNPHLDLNRKHLDVRGCWGSDFSHFYRGAQIISDPVRSAPWQRLKTQLASFSLDQANEALAAVAAGRVLKALIDPR; encoded by the coding sequence CTGCGCGAAGTTTCGGCGCCGGAACTTGAACCGAACTCAGCGCTGTTCGATGTCGAACTTTCCGAGGTGTGCGGGACCGATGTCTACTTACAAAAAGGACTCTTACAGGGCGTTCCGTATCCGCTGGTTCCCGGTCATGTCTCTGTTGGTCGCCTGAGTAAAATTCGCGGCGCACTCTTCGACGTGGAGGGCCGGCCGTTCCGCGAAGGCGATCGCGTCACCTTTCTGGACGTCCATCGCACCTGTAATTCGTGCTGGTACTGTCTGGTCGCGAAAGCGACCACGCGATGTCCGCAGCGGAAGGTCTACGGCATCACGTACGGATTGGATGATGGACTGTGCGGCGGCTGGGCCGATCAGATTTACTTGAAGCCTGGCACGAGATGTATTCGACTGGATGGTGAGCCCGAAACGTTCATGGCCGGCGGATGTGCTTTGCCGACCGCGCTGCACGCGGTTGAGCGCGGCGAGATCGCGATTGGAGACACGGTGCTCGTGTTGGGCTCGGGAGCGGTCGGAATCAACGCCATCGTTCTGGCGCTGATGCGCGGAGCTTTGCGGGTGTTGTGCATCGGCGCGCCCGCCAACCGCCTGGGGGTGGCCACGCAAGTAGGCGCCTCTGATGTACTTAGTTTTGAAGAGCGCTCAGAAGCTGAACGGGTGGATTGGGTGCTTGAGAAAACGAAGGGCCGCGGCGCTGATGTCACGATCGAAGCGACCGGTGCGCCCGGCGCGGTCGTGCAGGCGATGCGTTACACGCGCGATGCAGGTCACGTCGTGATTGTCGGGCAATACACCGATCACGGTGAGACATCATTCAATCCTCATCTCGACTTGAATCGAAAGCATTTGGATGTGCGCGGCTGTTGGGGCTCAGACTTTTCGCACTTCTACCGCGGAGCGCAGATCATTTCAGATCCGGTGAGGTCAGCGCCGTGGCAAAGATTGAAGACACAGCTGGCGAGTTTTTCATTGGATCAGGCGAACGAAGCGCTCGCTGCTGTCGCCGCAGGACGAGTTCTAAAAGCGCTGATCGATCCGCGTTAG
- a CDS encoding zinc ribbon domain-containing protein has product MSDPTLKATMCPQCATPAAPGEAFCRNCGTQLFAPTAAALPPTQAAPQAPTMTAPPPAPPQYQAPPMAAPPRKKRSKLMMGCLIVLGLFGVVLAGGGAYVWYATTYTPPDRKPPAIPERAAGTLSEFPVDKDTQPTTVETVALGGTSTGKAETTTGTKLPPGVTKTSLAKGATSMTSATYKKVPVGSAVPSGPDIYINVVTAMPGQTGFGDDIATGIKTSMGGTMTSVTVQSPKGATYAGSHIVSAQGNVYVLAKQGSDIIIILYGADPSVSSNVDNLAKNVGNGEGLIDYPETKESLWTLPAQTPSGLTLIEINTITGAQIEASINSGGDLPTEMRPFLPDRLTGARYLDSSRQEWAVLNLQYGSSFQAWRTWLLARGALGVGGGETTTVREVSGIHLHQDGKRIMLFQKGPYLILMNGPADATVDRFVALGNQIQV; this is encoded by the coding sequence ATGAGCGATCCAACATTAAAGGCCACGATGTGTCCGCAGTGTGCAACTCCGGCTGCGCCGGGTGAAGCTTTCTGCCGCAATTGCGGCACGCAACTCTTCGCGCCGACGGCCGCAGCATTACCGCCAACTCAAGCTGCGCCCCAGGCTCCAACCATGACTGCTCCACCACCTGCACCGCCGCAATATCAGGCGCCACCGATGGCGGCACCGCCACGAAAGAAACGCAGCAAGTTGATGATGGGATGCCTCATCGTTCTTGGACTGTTCGGTGTGGTGCTCGCCGGCGGCGGAGCTTATGTCTGGTACGCCACCACTTATACGCCACCCGATCGCAAGCCGCCTGCTATTCCCGAACGTGCGGCGGGGACCCTCAGTGAATTCCCGGTTGATAAGGACACGCAACCTACGACGGTAGAAACTGTGGCGCTGGGCGGAACCAGCACCGGCAAAGCGGAAACGACCACCGGCACGAAATTGCCGCCCGGCGTAACGAAGACAAGCCTTGCCAAAGGCGCGACCAGCATGACGTCTGCGACTTACAAGAAGGTTCCGGTGGGATCAGCGGTTCCGAGCGGTCCCGACATTTACATAAACGTGGTGACCGCCATGCCGGGCCAAACAGGTTTCGGCGATGACATCGCGACGGGAATCAAGACGTCGATGGGCGGCACGATGACCAGCGTAACGGTCCAAAGTCCGAAAGGCGCAACCTATGCCGGTTCGCATATCGTTTCAGCGCAGGGGAACGTTTACGTGCTCGCGAAACAAGGCAGCGACATCATCATCATTCTCTACGGCGCCGATCCATCGGTCAGCTCGAATGTTGATAACCTCGCGAAGAATGTCGGTAACGGCGAAGGCTTGATTGATTATCCCGAAACGAAAGAGTCGCTGTGGACTCTGCCGGCGCAAACACCGAGCGGGCTGACATTGATCGAAATCAACACGATCACCGGCGCACAGATCGAAGCGTCAATCAATTCCGGCGGCGATTTACCAACTGAGATGCGGCCTTTCCTTCCCGATCGTTTGACGGGCGCGCGTTATCTTGATTCGTCGCGGCAGGAGTGGGCGGTGCTGAATCTTCAATACGGCTCGAGCTTCCAGGCGTGGCGCACGTGGCTATTGGCGCGTGGTGCGCTCGGCGTCGGCGGCGGCGAGACGACGACCGTGCGCGAAGTCAGCGGCATTCACCTTCACCAGGACGGCAAACGGATCATGCTCTTTCAGAAAGGGCCTTATCTGATTCTCATGAACGGCCCGGCGGACGCCACAGTTGATCGGTTTGTCGCGTTGGGAAATCAGATTCAGGTTTAG
- a CDS encoding nicotinamidase: MASEMKKALIVVDVQNDFCPGGSLAVAHGDEVVAPLNKLMKEFLDRGEPVYKTRDWHPPKAAHFADYGGTWPVHCVQDTRGAEFHPGLLNDARVKVISKGIDESADGYSGFDGTQLAQSLRAEGIEEVWIGGLATDYCVKHTVLDARKEGFKVKALADAMRPVNVNPDDGGKALEEMSAAGAEIVGSKSKAAGRGE; this comes from the coding sequence ATGGCAAGTGAAATGAAGAAAGCGCTGATAGTTGTTGATGTGCAAAACGATTTCTGCCCGGGCGGCTCGCTGGCGGTTGCGCACGGTGATGAAGTGGTGGCGCCACTTAACAAACTGATGAAAGAGTTTCTCGATCGAGGCGAGCCCGTTTACAAAACGCGCGATTGGCACCCACCGAAGGCTGCACACTTTGCCGATTATGGCGGAACCTGGCCGGTGCACTGTGTGCAAGACACTCGCGGCGCTGAGTTTCATCCCGGACTCTTGAACGATGCGCGCGTCAAAGTGATCTCGAAAGGCATCGACGAGAGCGCTGATGGCTATTCCGGGTTCGACGGAACTCAATTGGCGCAATCGCTGCGCGCTGAAGGCATCGAGGAAGTTTGGATTGGCGGACTCGCCACAGACTACTGCGTGAAGCACACGGTGCTCGATGCGCGGAAAGAAGGCTTCAAGGTCAAAGCTCTGGCCGACGCGATGCGGCCGGTAAATGTGAATCCGGACGACGGCGGGAAAGCGCTTGAGGAGATGAGCGCGGCCGGCGCAGAAATCGTCGGCAGTAAATCGAAAGCGGCGGGTAGAGGAGAGTAG